The bacterium DNA segment CCGAGGCTTCTCCGTTTCTGCCCTCGCTGGCCCGGGATGAATTCGAGCGTCAGATCGAATATCTGCGCCGGGCGTACCGGATCATGCCGCTGTCGGAACTGGCGTCTCTTTGTTCGGGAGGCGGGGCGCTTCCGGCGCGGGCTTTGGCTTTGACCTTCGACGACGCTTTTTCCGATTTCCAATCCCAAGTCTGGCCCCTTCTCGCCGGATACGGGATTCCCGTCACCGTGTTCGTTCCCACCGGATTCATCGACACCGATCGGGTCCCCTGGCCCGATGAATTGGGGTATTTGTTTTCGAACGTCGCCGCGGCGGAGTCGGAGATCGAAATCGCCGGCGAAAACATGGCCCTGCGTTGGGATACCCCGGCCGAAGCCGTAGCCGTCATGCAGCGGGTAAAGGAGAGAATCAAAAAGAGGGCTCCGTTGCGGGCGGACGCGCTCGTGGCCGCCATCCGCGGCCGATTGGGGGTTTCGGCTCCCAACCCCATGAGGATTCTCGATCGTTCCGCCATCACGGATCTCGGCCGCCGGGGGGTGGAATTCGGGAGCCATACCGTCTCTCACGCTCTGGTGGGTTCGCTTTCCCCGGAAAGGGTCTGGAGAGAAGTGTCGGATTCCCGGGAGTGTTTGAACGATATCCTGGGTTCCCCGCCGGCGGGATTCTGTTACCCCAACGGGGAACCGGGCGATTTCACCCCCGCGACCCGGGAGTTGGTGAAACGAGCCGGGTATGCTTACGCTTGCACGACGGTGGGGGGGATCAACCGGCCCGGAGGCGATCCGTTCGAGATCAAGCGGTGTTGGACCGGCGGGTTGAGGTTGGAGAGCTTCGCGTTCCGGTTGGCTTTCGGTCGCTTCTAACCGGGGATAAGACAAGAGGGTTCGGGGTTCGGGAAGGGAGGGAGTCCACAGATTTACACAGAGAGTTTTCGGGTTGAGGGCGGGATGAAGTTGTCCCCGGATGGACAGTGGGAGCTATAAGAGTTCGGAGTTCAGGTATCGAGGAGCTTCAGCGACGAAGCAATCTCCGGAGCAGTTCAAATATGTGGAGATTGCTTCGCTCCGTTCGCAATGACGGGAAATCAAAGCGAACGTCGTCCTGCTCTTTGCTTCCCCTGCCTGTAGAAAAAAATGTCACAAAAGTTGTGTGACAACTTTTATGACAAAAAGGAACCAGCGCTCTCGCGGTTCTTCCCTCCCACTTCATGTCCTTCGGGGAAGAATTCAGGAGTCAGAATTCAGTATTCAGTAGCACCCTACCTTGCCCCCCAATTCAAAATCCTCTGTGCCTCTTGTGCCTTTTGTGGCTAACCCTCTCCCCTTCATGGACTTCATGTCCTTCATGGTCCTTTCCCAATTCTTCCCCAATCAGAGTTAAGCAGAGTAATCAGGTGCGATAAGGGTTCAGGGTTCGGGGTTCAGGAGGAAAGCATAGAGCATAGGGCATGGCGTGTCCCTCGACCTCACCCTCTTCCGTCCCCCTTCATGAGCTTCATGTCCTTCATGGTCCTTTCCCAATTCTTCCCCAATCAGAGTTAATCAGAGTAATCAGGTGCGATAAGGGTTCAGGAGGAAAGCATAGAGCATAGGGCATGGCGTGCCCCAGACCTCACCCTCTTCCGTCCCCCTTCATGAGCTTCATGTCCTTCATGGTCCTTTCCCAATTCTTCCCCAATCAGAGTTAATCAGAGTAATCAGGTGCAAAAATCTTTTGGGGGCCGAGGCGGAGGGCTACTGACTACTGAATACTGTATTCTGAATTCTTTTCCTAATCCGTGAAATCTGTGGTTACTTCTTAGAGGCGGATCAAGCATACGCGGGAGGAAAGAGATGGAGATGAAACGCAGATGGCCCACGGCGCTGTTGCTGGCCGCGATCCTGTCGACGTTCGGCTGCGGAACCGGGCACAACGTCAACGCGGTTACGCAGGTTTCGGTGCTGGACGCGCTATTAGCCGGGGACTACGGCGGGAAAATCACCTGCGCGCAATTGCTCGATTATGGGGATATGGGGTTGGGAACACTGGACCATCTGGACGGGGAGATGATCGTTGCCGACGGGGTTGTCTATCAGGCCCGTTCGGACGGGACGGTGGTCCGTCCCGCCCCTTCCGTCACCGTTCCGTTCGCCGCGGTCTGCTTCTTCTCCCCCGTTTCCGAGATCTCCCTGCCCTCAGGGCTCGATTTCGCCGGTTTCCGGAAGTGGCTCGACGAGCGGGAGCCGGAGCGGAACCTTCCCCTCGCCGTGACCGTGAGCGGGCGGTTCGAAAGTATGAAGGTGCGGAGTGTCCCCCGCCAGGACAAGCCGTATCCCCCCTTGGCGGAAGTGACTCCCCATCAATCCGTGTTCGATCACAGCGACATTCCCGGTCGGATCGTGGGGTTTCGCCTGCCCGGGTTCTTGAAGGGGGTCAACGTTTCCGGCTACCACCTGCATTTCATTTCATCGGACGGAAGCGTGGGCGGCCACATTCTCGATTTCAGGAGCGGGAAAGGGACGGTCTCCTCGGCTTTCTGCGACAGTCTCTGCGTCCTGCTGCCGTCGGACGATCCCGATTATCGGAACCTGGACCTTTCCCGGAGCCGCGCCGGGGATATAGCGGCGGTGGAAAAATAGACCCCGCTGGCGGTTCAGCCCGCCGGACTTTCGACGGTGACGCTGACGCGGTCGGCGTATCCCCGGGAATCCGAGCAGGAAATGCGATGGCGCCCGGGCACGGGCCTCCAGCGTAACGGCTCCTCCGGCGCGGTCGTTCCCAGCGGTGTCCCGTCCACGAACCAATAGAGTTTTTCGCCTTCCCCCCCGGTTGCCCGGAGCGGAACGGAATCCGCGCTCCCGGGGATACCCTCGACTAGGCGCAGAACGTCTCCCTCTGCCGGTTCGCTGATCCGCGGGCCCGGCTCCGTCCGCTCGGCGCTCGGGCGGTAATGTTCTCCCCGGCACCGCCGCAGGGGCGAAACGCCGCGGATGATCA contains these protein-coding regions:
- a CDS encoding polysaccharide deacetylase family protein, encoding MKRLGAAIAFRTGITRLWGAFDTFKPGFRVLTYHHVLPEASPFLPSLARDEFERQIEYLRRAYRIMPLSELASLCSGGGALPARALALTFDDAFSDFQSQVWPLLAGYGIPVTVFVPTGFIDTDRVPWPDELGYLFSNVAAAESEIEIAGENMALRWDTPAEAVAVMQRVKERIKKRAPLRADALVAAIRGRLGVSAPNPMRILDRSAITDLGRRGVEFGSHTVSHALVGSLSPERVWREVSDSRECLNDILGSPPAGFCYPNGEPGDFTPATRELVKRAGYAYACTTVGGINRPGGDPFEIKRCWTGGLRLESFAFRLAFGRF
- the budA gene encoding acetolactate decarboxylase, whose translation is MKRRWPTALLLAAILSTFGCGTGHNVNAVTQVSVLDALLAGDYGGKITCAQLLDYGDMGLGTLDHLDGEMIVADGVVYQARSDGTVVRPAPSVTVPFAAVCFFSPVSEISLPSGLDFAGFRKWLDEREPERNLPLAVTVSGRFESMKVRSVPRQDKPYPPLAEVTPHQSVFDHSDIPGRIVGFRLPGFLKGVNVSGYHLHFISSDGSVGGHILDFRSGKGTVSSAFCDSLCVLLPSDDPDYRNLDLSRSRAGDIAAVEK